A genomic window from Paucibacter sp. KCTC 42545 includes:
- a CDS encoding STAS domain-containing protein → MSESDLFTLSLGPELTIAQAADVHGLLLETVARLNSGLRLELSGVSDFDSSAIQLLLATQRSLQERAAELVLHEPSVVVVAALQCFGLDTQLQPLPHSLAGAE, encoded by the coding sequence ATGTCAGAGTCCGATCTGTTCACCCTCTCGCTCGGCCCTGAGCTGACGATTGCCCAAGCCGCCGATGTGCATGGCTTGCTGCTGGAGACCGTCGCCCGCTTGAACTCGGGCCTGCGCCTAGAGCTCAGCGGCGTCAGTGACTTCGACAGCTCCGCGATTCAGCTGCTGCTGGCCACCCAGCGCAGCCTGCAGGAACGTGCGGCCGAGTTGGTGCTGCACGAGCCCAGCGTGGTGGTGGTGGCCGCGCTGCAATGCTTCGGCCTCGACACCCAGTTGCAGCCCCTGCCCCACAGCCTGGCTGGCGCGGAGTGA
- a CDS encoding glycine zipper 2TM domain-containing protein yields the protein MKKLFLSTSLVALAALSACSTTSPDVISRDQAQRMSQIQDATVLSVRPVTVDGSQSGIGAVAGGVVGGVAGSSVGGSREGAIVGVLGAVAGAVVGNAVERAGTREEAVEVIVQLRNGERRSVVQAKGQETLAPGEAVILVTTGGKTRVSRAPAVTAPASGNNSKY from the coding sequence ATGAAAAAACTCTTTCTCAGCACTTCGCTCGTCGCCCTGGCCGCCTTGAGCGCTTGCTCCACCACCAGCCCGGACGTGATTTCGCGTGACCAGGCGCAGCGCATGTCGCAGATCCAGGACGCCACCGTGTTGTCGGTGCGCCCGGTGACGGTGGACGGCTCTCAAAGCGGCATCGGTGCCGTGGCCGGCGGCGTGGTGGGCGGCGTGGCCGGCTCATCGGTGGGCGGCAGCCGTGAAGGCGCCATCGTCGGCGTGCTGGGTGCCGTGGCCGGTGCAGTCGTCGGCAATGCGGTGGAGCGTGCTGGCACCCGCGAAGAAGCCGTGGAAGTGATCGTGCAACTGCGCAATGGCGAGCGCCGCTCGGTCGTGCAGGCCAAGGGCCAAGAAACTCTCGCCCCCGGCGAAGCCGTGATTCTGGTCACCACCGGTGGCAAGACCCGTGTCAGCCGTGCCCCGGCCGTCACCGCACCCGCCAGCGGCAACAACAGCAAGTACTGA
- a CDS encoding response regulator, which yields MSKTILVIDDSGSFRTVVKLALQKAGYTVIEAVDGQDAVGKLTGAKINLIVCDVNMPNMDGLTFLRHVKTLPTYKFTPVIMLTTESQESKKAEGREAGAKAWITKPFQPSQLVDAVNRLCV from the coding sequence ATGAGCAAGACAATTCTGGTCATCGATGACTCCGGCAGTTTCAGAACCGTCGTCAAGCTGGCGCTACAAAAGGCCGGCTACACCGTCATCGAGGCCGTGGACGGCCAAGACGCGGTGGGCAAACTGACGGGCGCCAAGATCAATCTGATCGTCTGCGACGTCAATATGCCGAATATGGACGGGCTGACTTTTCTGCGCCACGTCAAAACACTGCCGACCTACAAGTTCACTCCGGTGATCATGCTGACCACCGAATCTCAAGAGTCCAAAAAGGCCGAAGGCCGCGAGGCCGGCGCCAAGGCCTGGATCACCAAACCCTTCCAGCCCTCGCAATTGGTGGACGCCGTCAACCGACTCTGCGTCTGA
- a CDS encoding chemotaxis protein CheA has translation MSMNDDDDAEILAVARAGFLDEAQEMLRQFEQGLLILEGDPSDSESLNSAFRAAHTIKGTAGMFGCDAVVAFTHEAETLLEALRSGQRQLDDAVVAALLESRDQIELLLGEVQSGEADPAVAAASAALASRLRALQGLEPVAAATSSATAGEAGASATSEQALGTGAATNPFWHLSLRFGQDALRNGLDPLAFLRYLATLGKVQAISTLSDAIPSLDALDAEACYLGFELRFESSATREDIERVFEFAVEDSDVQILAPGSTPAAFEDLAALRCGDDADARAGLFQCWHEMGMRFAVRLEVIEIEAGAAAAETEAVAPVVIPHIERRSSTDSASSAGGERRNDRRSGEGERREGGRDRRAGDETRFVRVRADKLDKLIDLIGELVIAGSGAQMVAHLENSAVLLEATQRVMDLVQETRDGTLALRMVPIGETFGRFQRVVRDVSKQLGKEVDLVVTGGDTELDKSMVDSIADPLMHLVRNSMDHGLETQDERLAAGKPVMGRLSLNAYHDAGAVVIEVSDDGRGLARERILKKAVERGLIAEGQILPEHEIWQLIFHAGFSTAEQVTDLSGRGVGMDVVKRNIEALRGTIALSSEVGRGTLTQIRLPLTLAMIDGFLTMVGGVNYVLPLSAVAECIDVPDECSKQGERVSGTFDLRGEVLPWLDLARFYGVAADHSRRRSVVVVRDGQTRVGLIVDRLMGEHQTVIKPLSSIFQHLKALAGSTILGSGEVALLLDVAGLLAVAIRKGQTDSRTVSLSHGSPS, from the coding sequence ATGTCGATGAATGACGATGATGATGCAGAGATTCTGGCCGTTGCCCGGGCCGGCTTTCTGGACGAGGCGCAGGAGATGCTGCGCCAGTTCGAGCAAGGCTTGCTGATCCTGGAAGGTGACCCCAGTGACTCGGAAAGCCTGAACTCGGCCTTTCGCGCCGCCCACACCATCAAGGGCACGGCCGGCATGTTCGGCTGCGACGCGGTGGTGGCCTTCACCCACGAGGCCGAAACCCTGCTGGAGGCGCTGCGCTCCGGCCAGCGCCAGCTCGATGACGCCGTGGTCGCCGCCCTGCTGGAAAGCCGCGACCAGATCGAACTGCTGCTGGGCGAAGTGCAAAGCGGGGAAGCCGACCCCGCCGTGGCCGCCGCCAGCGCGGCGCTGGCCAGCCGCTTGCGCGCGCTGCAAGGCCTGGAGCCAGTGGCCGCCGCGACAAGCAGTGCCACTGCGGGCGAGGCCGGCGCTTCGGCGACGTCGGAGCAGGCCCTTGGGACCGGCGCGGCCACCAATCCCTTTTGGCATTTGTCGCTGCGCTTCGGCCAGGATGCGCTGCGCAACGGCCTCGACCCGCTGGCTTTTTTGCGCTATCTGGCCACCCTGGGCAAGGTTCAGGCCATCAGCACCCTGAGCGACGCCATTCCCAGCCTGGACGCGCTCGACGCCGAAGCCTGCTATCTCGGCTTTGAGTTGCGTTTTGAGTCCAGCGCCACGCGCGAAGACATCGAGCGCGTATTCGAGTTCGCGGTCGAAGACAGCGATGTGCAAATCCTGGCACCAGGCAGCACGCCCGCCGCATTTGAAGACTTGGCAGCGCTGCGCTGCGGCGATGACGCCGATGCCCGCGCCGGCCTGTTCCAGTGCTGGCACGAGATGGGCATGCGCTTCGCCGTGCGCCTGGAGGTGATTGAGATCGAAGCCGGCGCGGCAGCCGCCGAGACCGAGGCGGTGGCGCCAGTCGTCATCCCACACATTGAACGCCGCAGCAGCACCGACAGCGCCAGCAGCGCGGGCGGCGAGCGCCGCAACGACCGCCGCAGCGGCGAAGGCGAGCGCCGCGAAGGCGGGCGCGACCGCCGCGCCGGTGACGAAACTCGCTTCGTGCGCGTGCGCGCCGACAAGCTGGACAAGCTGATCGACCTGATCGGTGAGCTGGTCATCGCCGGCTCGGGCGCGCAGATGGTGGCGCATCTGGAGAACTCCGCCGTGCTGCTGGAAGCCACCCAGCGCGTCATGGATCTGGTGCAGGAAACCCGCGATGGCACGCTGGCCCTGCGCATGGTGCCCATCGGCGAAACCTTTGGCCGCTTCCAGCGGGTGGTACGCGATGTCTCCAAGCAGCTCGGCAAGGAAGTCGATCTGGTGGTGACCGGCGGCGACACCGAGCTGGACAAGTCCATGGTCGACTCCATCGCCGACCCCTTGATGCATCTGGTGCGCAACAGCATGGACCACGGCCTGGAGACGCAGGACGAGCGGCTCGCGGCCGGCAAACCGGTGATGGGCAGGCTGAGCCTGAACGCTTATCACGATGCCGGCGCGGTGGTGATTGAGGTCAGCGACGATGGGCGCGGCCTGGCGCGTGAGCGCATCCTCAAAAAGGCGGTCGAGCGCGGCCTGATCGCCGAGGGTCAGATCTTGCCCGAGCACGAGATCTGGCAGCTGATCTTCCATGCCGGCTTTTCCACCGCCGAGCAGGTCACCGACCTGTCCGGGCGCGGCGTCGGCATGGATGTGGTCAAACGCAATATCGAGGCCTTGCGCGGCACCATCGCACTCAGCAGCGAGGTCGGCCGCGGCACGCTGACGCAGATCCGCCTGCCGCTGACGCTGGCGATGATCGACGGCTTCCTCACCATGGTGGGCGGCGTCAACTATGTGCTGCCGCTCTCGGCGGTGGCCGAATGCATCGATGTGCCGGATGAATGCAGCAAGCAGGGCGAGCGCGTCAGCGGCACTTTCGACTTGCGCGGCGAGGTGCTGCCCTGGCTAGACCTGGCGCGCTTTTACGGCGTTGCGGCCGACCACAGCCGCCGCCGCAGCGTGGTGGTGGTGCGCGACGGGCAAACCCGTGTCGGCCTGATCGTTGACCGCCTGATGGGCGAGCACCAAACGGTGATCAAACCCCTGTCCAGCATTTTTCAGCATCTCAAAGCCCTGGCCGGATCCACCATTCTGGGCTCCGGTGAGGTTGCGCTGCTGCTTGATGTGGCGGGCCTCTTGGCGGTGGCGATTCGCAAGGGGCAAACGGACAGCAGGACGGTATCACTCAGTCACGGCAGCCCCAGCTAG